The DNA sequence TTTTTGTTCATTTTCCGCCACGAACCTGATGCGTCTACTTGACGACCTTGAAGCCGCTGGTCCATTGGGTGGCGCCGTTCATGGCCAGCACCATCTGCAGTGCGCCGAAGCCTTCCATGTAGGATGCACGCTTCAAAGGGCCGGCATCAGCAAAGCGCAGGCCCGCGCCTTCGACAACGGCCTGCAATGCCTTCTTGGCGTCCTCGCTGTCCGAGGCGGCCATCACCGTGGTCGGCGCCCCGTCGTTGGTACCGCTGGCCAGCGTTGCGGCAAAGTCGGTGTTGAACGCCTTGATGACTTCGGATTGAGGAAGTTTGGCTGCCAGTTCTTCTGCGGCGGAATGTGCTCCTTGCGGCAGCGCCAGATCCATCGTGCTGAAATCGAGCGGATTACTCGGGTCCACAACCACCCTGCCCGCAAGTTGTGCGCCATATTCCTCAACGACATTGGCCTCCGCGGGATAGGGCAGGGCCAGAACAACGATGTCGCCGGTGATTTCCTCACTCCACGCCGAGGCGGTGACGCCTGGGATGGCTGCAGCCTTGGTTTTGTCGCGGTCGATGACCTGCACGTCGGCCCCTGCTGCGACGCCGATGCCCGCGACTGCCGCGCCGATATGTCCTGATCCGAAAACGGTGATGCTTGTCATGATGTGCTCTTTTCTTTTGAAAGTTATATGGTGCAATGCAATGGTCCCGTGCAAACTGGAATCGCGGCATACGCTGTGGTTGTCACTCTATCCAAGAACTATGCTGAAAGTCAGCAGTTACTTTAAACGCTTATAGATCCGGGCAATCTAGCGCAAAAGTGGGTTAGATAGCGAAAAATAATTCGTAATTCGTGCCGATGAAATAAGTGTGGCCGATGGGGATAGCGCGGCGGATGGCGTAAGTACGGCTGACGGGCTGTGCGTTGGGGTAGAGTGGCAAGACGAAGTTGTGACATGGCGACAACGCGGTAACTCGACGATTAGTCAGGCAGGGAATTCGTGCTACAGATTAAAGACATCAGCAAGCAGTACAAGACGGGTGATTTCGTTCAGCAGGCGCTCGACGATGTGAGTCTGACTTTGCGCGACAACGAGTTTGTCGCGATTTTGGGTCCGTCCGGTTCCGGCAAGACGACATTGCTCAATATCATCGGCGGGCTTGACCGCTATGATTCCGGCGACTTGGTGATCAACGGCACGTCGACCAAAAAATACAAGGACCGCGACTGGGACTCCTACCGCAACCATACGGTCGGTTTCGTCTTCCAAAGCTACAATCTGATCCCGCACCAGACCATTCTTTCCAACGTCGAACTGGCACTGACCATCTCCGGTGTCTCGCGTGTCAACCGCCGTCGGCGGGCCAAGGAAGCCTTGAAAAAGGTCGGCTTGGGCGACCATATCAACAAAAAGCCGAACCAGCTTTCCGGTGGGCAAATGCAGCGTGTGGCCATCGCCCGCGCGCTGGTCAACGATCCCAGCATCGTCCTGGCCGACGAGCCGACAGGCGCGCTTGATTCCGAGACTTCCGTGCAGATCATGGATTTGCTCAAGGAAGTGGCGCAGGACCGTCTGGTCGTCATGGTCACCCACAACCCCGACCTCGCCCACCAATACGCCAACCGTATCGTCGAGCTCAAAGACGGTGTGATTCGCGGCGATTCAAGGCCAGTGAAACCTGAAGAAATGGCCGACGAAAAACCTGCCGTGCACCGCACGATGGGCAAGGCTTCGATGTCGTTTGCCACTTCCGTCGCGTTGAGCTTCAATAACCTGAAAAGCAAGAAGGCGCGCACCATCCTCACGTCGTTCGCCGGCTCCATCGGCATCATCGGCATCGCGCTGATCCTTTCCGTCTCTACTGGCGTCAACCGCTACATCGCGGATATCCAGAAGGAGACGCTGACCTCGTACCCCATTGAGATCAACGAGCAGACCTTCGACATGAACAAGATCATGGACACCGCCCAGGCCGCGGCCGATTCCAAGGAGAAAGCCAAGCCGCGCAACGGCATCTACCCCGACGATTCCAGCGTCAAGGGAGCGGCGTCCGTCACCAATGGCATCACCAGCAATAATCTGAGTCCGTTCAAGGAATACCTTGACAAACCTGGCAACGACGTGCGCAAGTATGTCGGTGACGTCGGCATCCAATATTCCTATTCTTCCAAATTCTCCGTGTTCACCCACGATTCCAAAGACACGCTTGTGGACGTGGATGGTGTGAAAGTCGGCGGAAGCTCCGCCGCAACCCAGTCCGCGGCCAGTACATTCGCCGGGCTCAATTCGTCTTCCAACGACCTTGGCAGCCTGCAATCCCTGCAGATTTCCAAGCTCACCGGCAAAAGTGACAACAACAAGGCGCCGTCAGCATTCGCCGAAATCATGCCTGGCGAGCACGCCGACAAACAACCGGTCAGTTCGGTGATCACCGACAACTACGAAATGGTCAAAGGGCATTGGCCGAAAGCAAAGGACCAGGTGGTCTTGGTTCTCGACAAGAACAACCAGATTCCGCTGACCCAGGTCTACGAGCTCGGCCTGCTTCCCAGCGCCGATTACAACGACATGATGAACCGGCTCAACAGCGGCGAGAAGGTCAAGACCGCCACCTCCCGTATCGACTATTCCAAGGCGATGGACCAGTCGCTGACGCTTCTGCCCGCCGCCGACCAGTATGTCAAGGGTGCGGACGGGCATTACAAATACGTGGGCAACGACGCGGATCAGGTCGGCAAGTTGATGGATTCGCAAGCGGCGGTCAAGTTGCATATCGTCGGTGTCATCCGTGCTCATGCCAATGCGAAGACCACACCGCTGGCACCGGGCATCGGCTATACGCGAATGCTCACCAATTCGCTGATCGATTACGCGGAATCCAGCGAAATCGTCAACGCGCAGAAGGCCGATCCAGCCCACAACATTTTGAACGGCATGACCTTTGCGCCTTCGGACGATGCGACCAAGGCGGCCAACGCCAAGGCCTACGTGGCCTCGCTGCCGGTCTCGGAGCAGGCTAACATGGCCAAAAGCCTTATGACCCAGGCTCCAGGTGGTATGGGTGCGGCAAGCTCCAACCAGTCCGCCGACGTCACCAAGCAACGCAACGCCGCCGCGACCGCCGCCGGCAATTCCGCAGTGGCCAGTAACCCGCAGGAAGCGGTCTCTGGCATGGGTGAACAGCAAGTGGCCCAGTCCTTCGAAAAGTATCTTGCTACGGCTCCGGAAAACGTGTTGGTATCGATCTACAACCAGTACGTCTCAACCGGCACCTATAACGGCAATCTCGCTGATTTCGGCGTCATCGGCCGCGATGCGCCGAGTTCCATCAAAATCTATGCCGACAGTTTCGATGCCAAGAACAACATCGAGGACGCAATCAAACGCTATAACGACGGCGTCAAAAAGAAGGACCGCATCGTCTACACCGATTACGCGGGCCTCATGATGAATTCGGTGACCACTATCATCAATGTCATCACCTACGTGCTGATTGCCTTTGTCGGGGTTTCGTTGGTGGTCTCTTCGATCATGATCGGCATCATCACCTACATTTCGGTGCTTGAACGCACCAAGGAGATTGGCATCCTGCGTGCTATGGGCGCTTCGAAGCACAACGTCTCCACGGTCTTCAACGCCGAGACGGGGATCATCGGCCTATGCGCCGGTGTCATCGGTATCGTGGTCACGTTGATCCTGATCGTGCCTGGCAATGCCTTGATGCACCACTTCATGGGCACGAATCGGGTCAATGCCGCGCTGCCGCTTTCCGGTGCGATAATCCTCATCATCCTGTCGGTAGTGTTGACGCTGATCGGCGGGCTTATTCCGTCGCGCAAGGCCGCCAAGCAGGACCCGGCCACTGCGTTGCGCACAGAATAGCTTCCTGTATGAATCAACGTCATTCTGCGTGTACGGTCTTACCCTGTGCGCGCAGTGGCGGGCGGCCAGATACTATGGGTATTTTTTCGCAAGATTATTCTGCGCCTCTACGAGGCTTGACTTATCCATTGGCGATGTCCAATAAGCAGTTGGTATTGACGGCTTCATCAGGCTCTTATATGGATAATGAATGGTTGTCTGGTTACAGCCCGAAGTCTTGTAGAAAAGTCATTTCTGTTGTGTCCAAATTCCTTTCTGCCTTTTGCCTCATGAACCGCGTATAGATTTTTGATATGACAAGACGCGTGGCGGCGAAGGTTCGGGACGGTAACGTGATATCCAAACATTTATCGAAACCGAGAGGGCATTGGGGGGGGGGGACACTATGGCCAGTGATACCGAAAACGACTTTGCAGGTTGTCAAACATCCGACAATTCGGAAAGCTACGATTCCCGGGCTTACGATTTTCAGCGAGATAAGTCCGGCAATGTGCAGCAACGGCAACCTTTGGGGTTTGAGACCCGTGCCATCCATGCCGGTTACGACCCTTACGAACACCACGGTTCGGTAAGTGTCCCGATCTATCAGAGCGCCGCGTTCGCCATGCACGACGCCGTTCGCGGCGATGGCCTTTCCTCCGGCGAAATCGAAGGATTCTCGTATTCGCGCTGCGCCAACCCGACCGTGGATGCGTTGGAACGCCGCCTGGCCAATCTCGAAGGCGGAGTCTCGGCGGTGGCGCTTGCTTCCGGCATGGCGGCAGTGTCGTTTGCCCTGCTTTGCGCCGCAGAAGGCGGTGGCAGGCTCATTGCCCCCAAAGACCTTTACGGCGCCTCGATCGACGCCATGGAAAGCTTCTTCCCACAGTTCGGTATCCACACCGATTTCGTCGAAGACATCAACGACGTCGCTGAGGTCGAATCGAAAATCGGACCTGACACCCGTGCCGTATTCGCCGAATCAGTGGCCAATCCGTCCACCGGCATCACCGACATCAAGCCTCTTGCCGACATGCTGCACCGTCACGGCGTCGCGCTTATTGTTGATAACACGGTGCCGACACCGTACCTGTTCCGTCCGATCGAGTTCGGCGCCGATGTCGTCGTGCATTCGACGACCAAAGGCATCAGCGGACACGGCGACGCCCTGGGCGGGATAGTTGTCGACTCCGGCAAATTCGATTGGGCCAACGGCCGCTTCCCGCAATTCACGCAGAAGGAACTCGTGGTCAGCGACGAGCGTCACGGCGTCTGGAAAAGTTTCGCCGAAGCTTATGGCAACGCCGCCTTCGCCGGACGCGTGCGTATCAAATACCTGCACAATCTTGGTGCGGTCATGTCACCGGCCAACGCTTACCTTCAGCTGATCGGCCTGGAGACGTTGCCGCAGCGCTTCCGACAGGAAACGGACACGGCTCTTGCAATCGCGCGTCATCTTGAAAGCGTCCCGCATGTCACGCAGGTCAATTATTCGGGCCTCGATTCCAGTCGGAACAAGGCCCTTGCGGATCGCTACTTTCCGCAGGGCATCGGCCCGGTGCTTTCCTTCAGACTGGAAGGCGACGAATCGCATATCAACCGGGTCGTCGATGCCGTCAAGGTGTTTTCCTATGTTCCCAACATCGGCGACACCCATTCGCTGATCGTCAATCCTGCCAGGATCACGCACCGCGAGGTTCCGGGGGATTATCGGCGGGCAGCCGGAGTCGACGATCATTTGCTGAGGCTTTCCATCGGTTTGGAACGCCCATCCGACCTTATTGCTGACCTTGACCGGACAATCGCCGGGGCGTACTGAGGTTCTCGGCCGTGCTTGCGGCACGGCTGCTGGTTTGTGATAGGTATAGCAGGTCAGACAACTTGCGCAGATAGGCTGGTATAAATATAAAGAATGGCCTGATCACACCTTTACGGCAGTGAATCAGGCCATCCTTACGTCGATTGGAATCGGTGGGAATCAACGCGTAAATGCCAGAATCCGGCTCTATTCTTCTGAGGTCTTCTGTTTGTTGTCACGCTGGGCAACCGCCTCCATCGCCACCGAGCTGACGAAATTGACCGGCTGGTCGAAGTTCGGCTGGAAAAGCATGTCGGTGGTCGCCAGTTGGTCGATGGTAAAGCCCGCCTGGATGGCGACGGAAATGAGATTGGCGGCCATCGAAATATCGTGTTTCGCCGCGAATTGTGCACCGAGGATGCGGCCGGTCTGCCGCTCATAGACGATGGTGGCAGTCACAGGTGTGGTGGAAAGCATGAATTCTGGGCGATAATTCTCCACGATGGTTGTGGAATCGGCTTCCATATGGCGACGATTCGCCAGATCGAGGGTCATGCCGCTTGAAGACATGGACAAGTCATACAGCTGGATGGCACTGGTCGCCTGTGTACCCGCGTAGGCTTTTTTCGGCTCCTCGATGTTCTCGCCGATCAAAAGGGCTTCGCGGATGGCGTTGGTGGCCAGAGGCCGATACTCGTCGGAATTCGTCGGGTTGAAACGGACGGTCGCGCAGTCGCCGGCGGCGAACACGTCATCGAGGATGTCGTTCTCCGGAGTGGCGGCACGCATGTATTTGTCGACGATGATGGCGCCATAGCCCAGTGTGCGCAGCTGTGAGGAGACGAGGCTGGTGTTTGGCACGAAGCCCGCGCCCATGACGGCCAGATCGGCGGTGTATTCCCCGAGCTCGGTGACGACGGTCACCCCGGAATCCTCGACCCCATCGCTACCGGTTTCCGGGCGGAAGGCGACGACTTTCTGGTTCATCGCCAACGTGACGCCATGGGCCTTGAACTCAGCTTCCGCCTGATCGGTGACGTTCTTGTCGTAATTGTTGTCGAGCACATGGGGCAGCGCATCCACAAGCGTGACCTTGATGCCGCGCGTGCTCAACTGCTCGGCCAGTTCGCAGCCGATGTAGCCGGCACCGACGACTACGACCGACTTGATTTTCTCGGCGCGTTCGACGATGCGCTTGCCGTCGTTGAAATCCTTGCAGAGCATGGCCTGCCCGTTCTTGAGCGCTTCCCGCAGACCCTGGATGAACGGTGCGGCAGGTGAGGAGCCGGTGGTGACCACGAGTTTGTCGAACCGGTATTGTTTGGATTTGCCGGTTTCGAGGTCGGTTGCATCAAGCTTTTTGCCCTTGACGTCAATGTCGGTGACCTCGTGGCGCATATGCATATGCGCCCCCGCCTTTTCGAGTTCCTCGGGGGAGGTGTAGAACATTTTTTCCGTACTGCTGACATGGTTGCCGGCCCATAGGGCAATGCCGCAGGAAAGGAAAGATACGGTGTTGTTTTTCTCAAAGACGTCAACCGTCCAGTCGGGATGGTTCTGAAGAATGGAAGTGGCGGCAAACGTGCCAGCGTGCGTGCAACCAATGACAGCGACTGTGGTCATGAAAATCCCCTCTGATAATTCCTTCGCACCACGTCGTACTCCAAAAGGGTAAAACTTGGGCTTTTAAAATATAATAGCTAGAAGGCTCGACGGTAACCATATAAACGTGGGGTTATTAAAACGTTTTATGTATTGCCTATCTTTAGTGCTTTGCCTGTCAAACAACGACTATTGGGATTGTAGCAGATTTCCGAATAGGGATTTGACTTGCGGTGTAAGTGAAAAGCTTTCGACAAAAATCATGACATGATGTTGATCTTTATGGGGTATTCATTTAATGAATGTATAGATAAGTCTATTTGTCAGCTCGCGGGGATAATTTTTACTTGATTTTAAAATGAAGTTTGCAGGTTTGCCGATGCCTTGAAGCAGGTTGGTCGCCAAATGGGTATCACTGGTGTGGGAGGGAATTCGGTCATGGGAAAAACCAAGTCGGTTACGTCCCCGGCGCTGGTTGTCGGTGTCGCATTATTCATCGGTGGTGCGTTCGGTTCCTTGGTTCGCCTATCCTTAGGCGCCTTGCAGCCAAGCGATGCACTCTGGCCGTGGATGACCATGGTCATCAATCTGACCGGCGCGTTCCTACTGGGATTCATCACCGCGTATATGGCCGCGCTCGGACCGGATATCGGCTTTTGGAGAGTGACACGACTTGGTCTTGGCACCGGTCTGATCGGCGGGTACACCACGTACAGCACGTTCATGCTTGAAGTCGCCAAGCGTATCAAAGGCGGCCATGCGCCCATCGCGGTGGCGTATCTGTTGGTCAGTATCGTTCTGGGGCTTCTTTTCGCGGTTTGGGGACTTATGGCGGGCAAGGCTGTCGGCGACCGGCATATTGCCCGCCATGCGTTGGTGTCGGATGCCGTCCGTCGTGAATCAGGTCCGGTCGCTGGCGCTGCCACCAGAGTAAATGAATCCGCTGAATCCGTTGAATCCGCCAAAATGAACGGTTCGTCCGACGCCCCGTCACCCGTTCGGTCCTCTGATGCAACCGATTCGCAAAATTTACCCGAAGGACCTATCGATCCTGACGAACCGACAGGGCCTGAACGCGGCCCGTTGGTTGGTGTCGCATTCATTCTCTTCGCCTGCATCGCCGTCGCCGCCTTGCTCGTCAATCGGCATTTCTGGACGAACGGCAATGCCTTCTGGCTGCTTCTCGGGGCTGTGCTTTTGGGAGGTTTGGGTGCATTCACGCGCTACAGCGTCGACGCGTGGGTCAACAATCGTGTCCATCTGCCGTTCCCCTGCGGAACGATCGTCGTCAACCTCACCGCTTGTCTTGCCATGGGGCTTGTCGCCGGATGGTGCGGCACCCACGCCGGACTGTCGACCTTGCAGTATCTGCTTGCATCCGGTTTCCTCGGCGGTTACTCAACGTTCAGCACCGCCAGTGTGGAAGGAGCGAAACTCCTGCAGGCGCACAAGCCGCAATGGGCTTTTGTCCACACGGCGGGCATGATGGCGCTGAGCCTGGGTCTTCTGCTGCTTGGCTTGCTGTGGTAAGCGGTTCCGTCAGATTCGTTGTTGGATGACGGTCGGCTATTTTTGACCTCCTGCTGAGCTACCACTAAGCCTGCTGTGTTCATTTCCATATCTTGCATTCGATTCGTTCGATTTTCGTCGTTAAAGGCGGGGGAA is a window from the Bifidobacterium sp. ESL0745 genome containing:
- a CDS encoding NAD(P)-binding domain-containing protein, whose amino-acid sequence is MTSITVFGSGHIGAAVAGIGVAAGADVQVIDRDKTKAAAIPGVTASAWSEEITGDIVVLALPYPAEANVVEEYGAQLAGRVVVDPSNPLDFSTMDLALPQGAHSAAEELAAKLPQSEVIKAFNTDFAATLASGTNDGAPTTVMAASDSEDAKKALQAVVEGAGLRFADAGPLKRASYMEGFGALQMVLAMNGATQWTSGFKVVK
- a CDS encoding ABC transporter ATP-binding protein/permease codes for the protein MLQIKDISKQYKTGDFVQQALDDVSLTLRDNEFVAILGPSGSGKTTLLNIIGGLDRYDSGDLVINGTSTKKYKDRDWDSYRNHTVGFVFQSYNLIPHQTILSNVELALTISGVSRVNRRRRAKEALKKVGLGDHINKKPNQLSGGQMQRVAIARALVNDPSIVLADEPTGALDSETSVQIMDLLKEVAQDRLVVMVTHNPDLAHQYANRIVELKDGVIRGDSRPVKPEEMADEKPAVHRTMGKASMSFATSVALSFNNLKSKKARTILTSFAGSIGIIGIALILSVSTGVNRYIADIQKETLTSYPIEINEQTFDMNKIMDTAQAAADSKEKAKPRNGIYPDDSSVKGAASVTNGITSNNLSPFKEYLDKPGNDVRKYVGDVGIQYSYSSKFSVFTHDSKDTLVDVDGVKVGGSSAATQSAASTFAGLNSSSNDLGSLQSLQISKLTGKSDNNKAPSAFAEIMPGEHADKQPVSSVITDNYEMVKGHWPKAKDQVVLVLDKNNQIPLTQVYELGLLPSADYNDMMNRLNSGEKVKTATSRIDYSKAMDQSLTLLPAADQYVKGADGHYKYVGNDADQVGKLMDSQAAVKLHIVGVIRAHANAKTTPLAPGIGYTRMLTNSLIDYAESSEIVNAQKADPAHNILNGMTFAPSDDATKAANAKAYVASLPVSEQANMAKSLMTQAPGGMGAASSNQSADVTKQRNAAATAAGNSAVASNPQEAVSGMGEQQVAQSFEKYLATAPENVLVSIYNQYVSTGTYNGNLADFGVIGRDAPSSIKIYADSFDAKNNIEDAIKRYNDGVKKKDRIVYTDYAGLMMNSVTTIINVITYVLIAFVGVSLVVSSIMIGIITYISVLERTKEIGILRAMGASKHNVSTVFNAETGIIGLCAGVIGIVVTLILIVPGNALMHHFMGTNRVNAALPLSGAIILIILSVVLTLIGGLIPSRKAAKQDPATALRTE
- a CDS encoding PLP-dependent transferase, giving the protein MASDTENDFAGCQTSDNSESYDSRAYDFQRDKSGNVQQRQPLGFETRAIHAGYDPYEHHGSVSVPIYQSAAFAMHDAVRGDGLSSGEIEGFSYSRCANPTVDALERRLANLEGGVSAVALASGMAAVSFALLCAAEGGGRLIAPKDLYGASIDAMESFFPQFGIHTDFVEDINDVAEVESKIGPDTRAVFAESVANPSTGITDIKPLADMLHRHGVALIVDNTVPTPYLFRPIEFGADVVVHSTTKGISGHGDALGGIVVDSGKFDWANGRFPQFTQKELVVSDERHGVWKSFAEAYGNAAFAGRVRIKYLHNLGAVMSPANAYLQLIGLETLPQRFRQETDTALAIARHLESVPHVTQVNYSGLDSSRNKALADRYFPQGIGPVLSFRLEGDESHINRVVDAVKVFSYVPNIGDTHSLIVNPARITHREVPGDYRRAAGVDDHLLRLSIGLERPSDLIADLDRTIAGAY
- a CDS encoding FAD-dependent oxidoreductase; translation: MTTVAVIGCTHAGTFAATSILQNHPDWTVDVFEKNNTVSFLSCGIALWAGNHVSSTEKMFYTSPEELEKAGAHMHMRHEVTDIDVKGKKLDATDLETGKSKQYRFDKLVVTTGSSPAAPFIQGLREALKNGQAMLCKDFNDGKRIVERAEKIKSVVVVGAGYIGCELAEQLSTRGIKVTLVDALPHVLDNNYDKNVTDQAEAEFKAHGVTLAMNQKVVAFRPETGSDGVEDSGVTVVTELGEYTADLAVMGAGFVPNTSLVSSQLRTLGYGAIIVDKYMRAATPENDILDDVFAAGDCATVRFNPTNSDEYRPLATNAIREALLIGENIEEPKKAYAGTQATSAIQLYDLSMSSSGMTLDLANRRHMEADSTTIVENYRPEFMLSTTPVTATIVYERQTGRILGAQFAAKHDISMAANLISVAIQAGFTIDQLATTDMLFQPNFDQPVNFVSSVAMEAVAQRDNKQKTSEE
- a CDS encoding CrcB family protein, which translates into the protein MGKTKSVTSPALVVGVALFIGGAFGSLVRLSLGALQPSDALWPWMTMVINLTGAFLLGFITAYMAALGPDIGFWRVTRLGLGTGLIGGYTTYSTFMLEVAKRIKGGHAPIAVAYLLVSIVLGLLFAVWGLMAGKAVGDRHIARHALVSDAVRRESGPVAGAATRVNESAESVESAKMNGSSDAPSPVRSSDATDSQNLPEGPIDPDEPTGPERGPLVGVAFILFACIAVAALLVNRHFWTNGNAFWLLLGAVLLGGLGAFTRYSVDAWVNNRVHLPFPCGTIVVNLTACLAMGLVAGWCGTHAGLSTLQYLLASGFLGGYSTFSTASVEGAKLLQAHKPQWAFVHTAGMMALSLGLLLLGLLW